In the Clostridium beijerinckii genome, one interval contains:
- a CDS encoding cyclodeaminase/cyclohydrolase family protein: MKFCDETIKQFLGELESDLPAPGGGSVAGLIAALSGALNSMVYSLTVDKKAYMSLQEDEKESIIKFQKESKEFTVRSLELMEEDRENFLKLMDSYKLPKDTEKEKEKRKLAIKENTIKSMEAPLILARESLEFYKNLNVMAKYGNKMLLSDLAISAILLHCAIESSIINVKVNLNGLRNEEFFEKLDSELDSIIEKSAKEKELITETVNKIIYPKM, encoded by the coding sequence ATGAAATTTTGTGACGAAACTATAAAACAATTTTTAGGTGAATTAGAATCAGATTTGCCAGCTCCAGGTGGCGGAAGTGTGGCGGGTCTTATTGCAGCATTATCTGGTGCATTGAATTCTATGGTTTATTCTCTGACAGTAGACAAAAAAGCATATATGAGTCTTCAAGAGGATGAAAAAGAAAGTATAATAAAATTTCAAAAGGAATCTAAAGAGTTCACTGTAAGGAGTTTAGAACTTATGGAAGAAGATAGAGAGAACTTTTTGAAGTTAATGGATTCTTATAAGTTGCCTAAAGATACTGAAAAAGAAAAAGAAAAGAGAAAATTGGCTATAAAAGAGAATACTATAAAGTCTATGGAAGCGCCTTTAATTTTAGCTAGAGAAAGCTTGGAATTTTATAAGAACCTTAATGTTATGGCGAAGTATGGAAATAAGATGTTGCTATCAGATTTAGCAATTTCAGCAATTTTACTACATTGTGCTATAGAAAGTTCCATAATAAATGTTAAAGTAAATTTAAATGGGCTTAGAAATGAAGAATTTTTTGAGAAACTTGATAGTGAATTAGATAGTATCATAGAAAAATCAGCTAAAGAAAAAGAATTGATTACAGAAACAGTAAATAAAATAATTTATCCCAAGATGTAG
- a CDS encoding clostri-philic family protein produces the protein MPRKDGPHKPGSSNPMQKGVRRRRLHANQDNVGDPKNRPEYENFDGEPVE, from the coding sequence ATGCCACGTAAAGATGGACCACACAAACCAGGATCAAGCAATCCAATGCAAAAAGGTGTAAGAAGAAGAAGACTTCATGCTAACCAAGATAATGTGGGCGATCCAAAAAATAGGCCCGAATACGAAAATTTTGATGGAGAACCAGTAGAATAA
- the pdaA gene encoding delta-lactam-biosynthetic de-N-acetylase: MNKSIKSLIALSLAMNLITLVPQKPALAASDNDTDSNECFQEDGVFGDILDVDNIRDIFSSFSDEDELNWYYVGKGKDQIAEGPKESVSFLKENSAYYLGDTSKKVLYLTFDEGYENGNTGKILDILKECQVPAAFFVVKPYIDTQPELIKRMVDEGHVVGNHTVHHPSIAQIRDKEKFEAEFTGVENAFKELTGQDMPKFFRPPMGKYSKKSLAMTKDLGYKTIFWSFAYKDWLVNNQPSESYAVEKICKGAHPGSIMLLHAVSNTNTKVLSSVIKTLQKEGYEFKSLNDLPTE; the protein is encoded by the coding sequence ATGAATAAGTCTATAAAATCTTTAATTGCTCTTTCTTTAGCAATGAATCTAATTACTCTTGTTCCTCAAAAACCTGCACTTGCTGCAAGTGATAATGATACCGATTCAAATGAATGTTTTCAAGAAGATGGTGTCTTTGGAGATATTTTAGATGTTGATAACATAAGAGATATTTTTTCTTCTTTTAGTGATGAAGATGAACTTAACTGGTATTACGTTGGTAAAGGAAAAGATCAAATTGCAGAAGGTCCAAAGGAATCCGTTAGCTTCTTAAAAGAAAATTCTGCTTATTACCTAGGTGATACATCAAAAAAAGTTCTATATCTTACTTTTGATGAAGGATATGAAAATGGTAATACCGGAAAGATTTTAGATATATTAAAAGAATGCCAAGTACCTGCAGCCTTTTTTGTTGTCAAACCATACATAGACACTCAGCCAGAACTAATAAAACGTATGGTTGATGAAGGACATGTAGTTGGTAATCACACAGTTCATCATCCTTCTATAGCTCAAATACGTGATAAAGAAAAATTTGAAGCAGAATTTACTGGAGTAGAGAATGCTTTTAAAGAACTTACTGGTCAGGATATGCCTAAGTTTTTTAGACCACCTATGGGTAAGTATTCAAAAAAATCATTAGCAATGACAAAGGATTTAGGGTATAAAACTATATTCTGGAGTTTCGCTTATAAAGATTGGTTAGTAAATAATCAGCCTTCAGAAAGTTATGCTGTAGAGAAGATATGCAAGGGTGCCCATCCAGGTTCCATAATGCTTCTGCATGCTGTCTCAAACACAAATACAAAGGTATTATCATCAGTTATTAAAACACTTCAAAAGGAAGGTTACGAATTCAAATCACTTAATGATTTACCTACGGAATAG
- the ychF gene encoding redox-regulated ATPase YchF produces MKLGMVGLPNVGKSTLFNAITKAGAESANYPFCTIEPNVGVVSVPDKRLDVLEKMYNTKKKVYTAIEFYDIAGLVKGASKGEGLGNKFLSHIREVAAIVHVVRCFDDGNVVHVEGSVDPIRDIETINLELIFSDLEVLERRMEKSIKLARSGDKTAKFEYGVMERIKEHLEANKPVRTLEVTDEEEAFIKSLFLITSKPVLYACNISEDDVMEGNFDNDYVKRVKEYAVSENSEVMVVSAKIEEELSGLDDEEKAEMLGEYGLDESGLDKLIEASYKLLGLMSFLTAGVQEVRAWTIKRGTKAPAAAGKIHSDIERGFIRAEVVSYNDLVECGSEAAAKEKGKFRLEGKDYIMQDGDVVNFRFNV; encoded by the coding sequence ATGAAATTAGGTATGGTAGGTTTACCGAACGTAGGTAAAAGTACGTTGTTTAATGCGATAACAAAAGCTGGAGCTGAATCAGCTAATTATCCATTCTGTACAATTGAGCCAAATGTTGGTGTAGTAAGTGTTCCGGATAAAAGATTAGATGTTTTAGAAAAAATGTATAATACAAAGAAAAAGGTATATACAGCAATAGAATTTTATGATATAGCAGGATTAGTTAAAGGAGCTTCAAAGGGTGAAGGTTTAGGAAATAAGTTTTTATCTCATATCAGAGAAGTTGCAGCAATTGTTCATGTTGTAAGATGTTTTGATGATGGAAATGTTGTTCATGTTGAAGGTTCTGTTGATCCTATAAGAGATATAGAAACTATAAATTTAGAATTAATTTTTTCAGACTTAGAAGTTTTAGAGAGAAGAATGGAAAAATCTATAAAGCTTGCAAGATCTGGTGATAAGACTGCTAAATTTGAATATGGAGTAATGGAAAGAATTAAAGAACATTTAGAAGCAAACAAACCAGTTAGAACTTTAGAAGTTACTGATGAAGAAGAAGCTTTTATAAAGAGCTTATTCTTAATTACTTCAAAGCCAGTTCTATATGCTTGTAACATCTCTGAGGATGATGTTATGGAAGGTAATTTTGATAATGATTATGTTAAAAGAGTTAAGGAATATGCAGTTAGTGAAAATTCGGAAGTTATGGTTGTAAGTGCTAAAATTGAAGAAGAATTATCAGGTCTTGATGATGAAGAAAAAGCTGAAATGTTAGGTGAATATGGTTTGGATGAATCAGGATTAGATAAATTAATTGAAGCTAGCTACAAATTACTTGGCCTTATGAGTTTCTTAACAGCCGGAGTACAAGAAGTAAGAGCTTGGACAATCAAAAGAGGAACTAAAGCACCAGCAGCGGCAGGTAAGATTCACTCTGATATCGAAAGAGGATTCATAAGAGCAGAAGTGGTTTCTTATAATGATTTAGTTGAATGTGGTTCAGAAGCTGCAGCTAAGGAAAAAGGTAAGTTTAGACTAGAAGGAAAAGACTATATAATGCAAGATGGAGATGTTGTTAATTTTAGATTTAATGTATAA
- a CDS encoding tetratricopeptide repeat protein encodes MKKSVIEYISDFKNSKYFTYINDLKKSKYFKYISDFKKDRYFTPPVIIVICLSAVMITNVISKSRIESSKDKLTIAANSAEEDFYNDKYDAAIEEYNKYQEQEKDEWPIWNLKIAEIYSVKGDFADSNELLTKVYLARNKIVDGKKQKNIDNFESKDRELTNYIVFTSFMNGDYDKALQYGELFLMDYPTDKNLLKTMFTIYMANDKKDKMKEIIDNYPRDDGNASDLADLARMNMMMNNLDQGLLLLKDAWHKDKNEVKVFDVITQIAEYNKTDILNKISALEKKDSGELAYKMWQAEIYSKDKDSAEKANNLISELEGKDVGSINLALIKSNTYQNLGESEKARDVINEMIKSDPNSFIGYHAMSLEDYSDENYDDALKNCEKSISLNKDYADNYGFLMPEIMEKQDKSENAEPYFRTALYKEPFNYNILIKLAEYYGNTVKDSSRGLYYYTLASKMNPNDAEVYYNMALIKVANQRQDEAIDLLKKSIAINSKEIKYHRALGTVYLNKEKGEDALKEIRAAYAIDKNDILTLNNAGCYYVAIEGDLSRGLVNFKAAYDGINDKTSEEDKDTISENYNRVRNLSDAYNKRNGATLKIPDLKLFY; translated from the coding sequence GTGAAGAAATCAGTTATAGAGTATATAAGCGATTTTAAAAATAGCAAATATTTTACGTACATAAATGATTTGAAAAAAAGTAAGTATTTTAAATACATAAGCGACTTCAAGAAAGACAGATATTTTACTCCGCCTGTAATTATAGTAATTTGCCTGAGCGCGGTTATGATAACGAATGTAATCTCTAAATCTAGAATTGAGTCATCAAAAGATAAGCTTACTATTGCAGCTAATAGTGCTGAAGAGGATTTTTATAATGATAAGTATGATGCTGCAATTGAAGAATATAATAAGTATCAAGAACAAGAAAAAGATGAATGGCCAATATGGAATTTAAAAATTGCAGAAATTTATTCTGTAAAAGGAGATTTTGCAGATTCGAATGAACTTCTTACAAAAGTTTATTTAGCTAGAAATAAAATAGTTGATGGTAAGAAGCAAAAAAATATAGATAATTTTGAGTCTAAAGATAGAGAACTTACAAATTATATAGTGTTTACGTCTTTTATGAACGGAGATTATGATAAGGCTTTGCAATATGGTGAATTGTTTTTGATGGATTATCCAACAGATAAGAATTTGTTAAAAACAATGTTTACTATTTATATGGCAAATGACAAGAAAGATAAAATGAAAGAAATAATTGATAATTATCCAAGAGATGATGGAAATGCATCGGATCTGGCAGATTTAGCTAGAATGAATATGATGATGAATAATTTAGATCAAGGGCTGTTATTATTAAAAGATGCATGGCATAAAGATAAAAATGAAGTCAAAGTTTTTGATGTAATAACGCAAATTGCAGAATATAATAAGACTGACATTTTAAATAAGATTTCAGCACTTGAGAAAAAAGATTCAGGTGAACTTGCATATAAGATGTGGCAGGCAGAGATTTACTCTAAAGATAAAGATTCTGCTGAAAAGGCTAATAATTTAATTAGTGAGTTAGAAGGTAAAGATGTTGGAAGTATAAATTTGGCACTTATTAAATCTAACACATATCAGAATTTGGGTGAATCAGAAAAAGCAAGAGATGTTATAAATGAAATGATAAAGAGTGATCCAAACTCATTTATAGGATATCACGCAATGTCATTGGAAGATTATAGTGATGAAAATTATGATGATGCACTTAAGAATTGCGAAAAGAGTATATCTCTAAACAAAGACTATGCAGATAACTATGGATTCTTGATGCCAGAGATAATGGAAAAACAAGATAAGAGTGAAAATGCAGAGCCGTATTTTAGAACTGCTTTATATAAGGAACCTTTTAATTATAATATATTAATTAAATTAGCAGAGTATTATGGAAATACAGTTAAGGATAGTTCTAGAGGATTATATTATTATACCTTAGCATCTAAAATGAATCCTAATGATGCAGAAGTATATTATAATATGGCATTAATTAAAGTAGCAAATCAAAGACAAGACGAAGCTATAGATTTATTGAAAAAGAGTATAGCAATAAATTCAAAAGAAATTAAATATCATAGAGCGCTAGGAACTGTGTATTTAAATAAAGAAAAAGGTGAGGATGCTCTTAAGGAAATAAGAGCGGCATATGCTATTGATAAAAATGATATACTAACGCTAAATAATGCTGGATGTTATTATGTAGCTATAGAAGGAGATTTAAGCAGAGGGCTAGTTAATTTTAAGGCAGCATATGATGGCATAAATGATAAAACAAGTGAAGAGGATAAAGATACAATAAGCGAAAATTATAATAGAGTAAGGAATTTATCTGATGCATATAATAAAAGAAACGGGGCAACATTAAAAATACCAGATTTAAAATTATTTTATTAA
- a CDS encoding type I phosphomannose isomerase catalytic subunit, whose protein sequence is MYPIKFENLYYERIWGGKHLEKFRNNVPEGVIGESWDIACHKNGTGKVENGELKGKTFDEIINLYGEKLLGTEISTKEFPLLIKLITAEDKLSVQVHPDDEYANKVEKDSGKTEAWYVVDAEENASLIVGTKDCDKEKFKKAIEEGELDKYLNKIPVKKGDFFFVQSGLVHAICEGVLIAEIQQNSDTTYRVYDYNRGREIHVEKALDVIDFSLKGENSKGILIERDGYDKSYLCLDEYFTIQKYKITTSVKETSDEGRFYLFTCVEGNGVIKYSGGEEKMLMGDSIFIPATLGDYELVGNFTVLKSYVPNIENEEKSIMSVIEK, encoded by the coding sequence ATGTATCCAATTAAGTTTGAAAACCTATATTACGAGAGAATATGGGGTGGAAAGCACCTAGAGAAATTTAGAAATAATGTTCCAGAAGGTGTAATAGGAGAAAGTTGGGATATAGCTTGTCATAAAAATGGGACTGGTAAAGTAGAAAATGGAGAATTAAAAGGTAAAACGTTTGATGAAATAATAAATCTATATGGAGAAAAACTTTTAGGTACTGAAATAAGTACTAAAGAATTTCCACTTTTAATTAAACTAATAACAGCAGAAGATAAACTTTCGGTCCAAGTCCATCCTGATGATGAGTATGCAAATAAGGTTGAAAAAGATTCTGGAAAAACAGAAGCTTGGTATGTAGTTGATGCAGAAGAGAATGCTTCATTAATAGTGGGAACAAAAGATTGCGATAAGGAAAAATTTAAGAAAGCAATAGAAGAAGGGGAATTAGATAAGTACTTAAATAAGATTCCAGTTAAAAAGGGCGACTTTTTCTTTGTGCAAAGTGGATTAGTTCATGCTATATGTGAAGGGGTATTAATTGCTGAAATTCAACAAAATAGTGATACTACATATAGAGTTTACGATTATAATAGAGGTCGTGAAATTCATGTAGAAAAGGCATTAGATGTAATAGATTTTTCTCTTAAAGGGGAGAATTCAAAAGGGATTCTAATTGAAAGAGATGGATATGATAAATCATATCTTTGTTTAGATGAATATTTTACAATACAAAAATATAAAATTACTACATCTGTAAAAGAAACGAGTGATGAGGGAAGATTTTATTTATTTACATGTGTTGAAGGTAATGGTGTAATTAAATATAGTGGTGGAGAAGAAAAAATGCTTATGGGAGATAGTATCTTCATCCCAGCAACTCTTGGAGATTACGAATTAGTTGGTAATTTTACAGTATTAAAGAGCTATGTACCAAACATAGAAAATGAAGAAAAAAGCATAATGAGTGTAATAGAGAAATAA
- a CDS encoding undecaprenyl-diphosphate phosphatase, whose protein sequence is MGLDILFIIKAIIIAIVEGLTEFIPVSSTGHMILASSIINFKGDFVKMYEVVIQLGAILAVVVLYWKKIKNSVIEFFRYIFTKGKEGKTGFNFGINVIVGCIPMLIIGLLFYKKIKSLFNPEAVVIGFIVGGILLIIIENMFRKSNKHATKSLDSITPMQALKVGVFQVLSVWPGMSRSASTIMGGWIAGLSTPIAAEFSFFLAIPAMIGASAKDLMEFDYSGMNLTSWISLVVGFIVAFVVSVVVMDKFVSYLKKRPMRVFAVYRIGAGIVFGILMFFGFLNFTL, encoded by the coding sequence GTGGGATTGGATATTTTATTTATAATCAAAGCTATAATAATAGCAATAGTTGAAGGATTAACAGAATTTATTCCGGTGTCATCAACTGGACATATGATACTGGCGTCAAGCATCATTAATTTTAAGGGTGACTTTGTTAAAATGTATGAGGTTGTAATTCAATTAGGTGCAATATTGGCCGTTGTTGTTTTATATTGGAAGAAGATAAAAAACAGCGTAATTGAATTTTTCAGATATATATTTACAAAAGGAAAAGAAGGTAAAACAGGTTTTAACTTTGGTATAAATGTAATAGTAGGATGCATACCAATGCTGATAATAGGATTATTATTTTATAAAAAGATAAAAAGTTTATTTAATCCTGAAGCTGTTGTTATAGGATTTATAGTTGGAGGTATTCTATTAATAATAATTGAAAACATGTTTAGAAAAAGTAACAAACATGCAACAAAGAGTTTAGACAGTATAACTCCAATGCAAGCTCTAAAGGTAGGAGTATTCCAAGTACTTTCAGTATGGCCAGGAATGTCAAGGAGTGCATCGACTATTATGGGAGGATGGATTGCAGGCCTTTCAACACCAATAGCTGCTGAATTTTCATTCTTTTTAGCTATTCCAGCTATGATAGGAGCATCTGCAAAAGATCTTATGGAATTTGACTATTCAGGAATGAATTTGACTTCATGGATTTCATTAGTAGTAGGTTTTATTGTGGCATTTGTAGTATCAGTCGTTGTTATGGATAAATTTGTTTCTTATTTGAAGAAAAGACCAATGCGTGTATTTGCAGTTTATAGAATAGGTGCAGGTATAGTATTTGGAATACTTATGTTCTTTGGTTTTTTAAATTTCACATTATAA
- a CDS encoding 6-phosphofructokinase, whose translation MSKDIKKIALLTGGGDCPGLNAVISAVTKSAILNYGYEVIGYKFGYRGLYNNDFISLDLGAVSGLISRGGTILYSSNKDNLFDYSVEENGQIVKKDVSDVAVENLKKEGVDVLVVIGGDGTLTSARDFSRKGVNVIGVPKTIDNDLGSTDVTFGFNTAIGIATEALDRLHTTAESHHRIMILEVMGRNAGFIALESGIAGSADVILLPEIPYDINKVVEKIEDRKKHGKLFTIIVVAEGAKPKNGDVIVSKIVEDSPDPIRLGGIGNKIAEDLEKLVKDREVRCTVLGHIQRGGTTSTYDRILSTRYGVEAIELINKGKFGSMVCLKGNEITYDSLENVIGNNKKVDQDGELVAVAKRIGISFAD comes from the coding sequence ATGTCCAAAGATATTAAAAAGATAGCTCTATTAACTGGAGGAGGAGATTGCCCAGGCTTAAATGCAGTAATAAGTGCAGTAACGAAATCAGCAATTTTAAATTATGGATATGAAGTTATTGGATATAAATTCGGTTACAGAGGATTATATAACAATGATTTTATTTCATTAGATTTAGGAGCTGTATCAGGCCTTATATCAAGAGGAGGAACAATTCTTTATAGTTCAAATAAAGATAATTTGTTTGATTACTCAGTAGAAGAAAATGGTCAAATAGTAAAAAAAGATGTATCCGATGTAGCAGTTGAGAATTTAAAAAAAGAGGGTGTAGACGTTTTAGTTGTAATTGGTGGAGATGGAACATTAACATCAGCTAGAGATTTTTCAAGAAAAGGAGTAAATGTTATTGGCGTTCCAAAGACTATAGATAATGATTTAGGGTCAACTGATGTAACGTTTGGCTTTAATACAGCTATAGGTATAGCAACGGAAGCATTAGATAGACTGCATACAACTGCAGAATCTCATCATAGAATTATGATTCTAGAAGTTATGGGAAGGAATGCAGGTTTTATAGCATTGGAATCAGGAATAGCTGGTTCAGCAGATGTTATACTACTACCTGAAATTCCATATGATATAAATAAAGTTGTAGAAAAAATTGAAGATAGAAAAAAACATGGAAAGTTATTCACTATAATTGTTGTAGCAGAAGGTGCAAAACCTAAGAACGGCGATGTTATAGTATCTAAGATAGTTGAAGATAGTCCAGATCCAATTAGACTTGGTGGTATTGGAAATAAGATAGCTGAAGATTTGGAAAAGTTAGTTAAGGATAGAGAAGTTAGATGTACAGTTCTTGGTCATATTCAAAGAGGTGGAACTACATCAACATATGATAGAATATTATCAACAAGATATGGTGTTGAAGCAATAGAGCTTATCAATAAAGGTAAGTTCGGAAGCATGGTATGCTTAAAAGGTAATGAAATTACTTATGATAGTTTAGAAAATGTCATTGGTAATAACAAGAAAGTAGATCAAGATGGAGAGTTAGTAGCTGTAGCTAAGAGAATAGGGATATCATTTGCCGATTAG
- a CDS encoding serine hydrolase, whose product MKEIKRYLESRIGTYSFFFEDLESGFSYGYNENVQMTSAGCMKLPIAVSIIKHVQEGNSTFLDKIKIEEEDKVYGTGILHEFDNREYTIFELLVAMLIQSDNTAANKLIDIVGIDKINDDIEAQGLKNTKLNRKTSDERAVSNGIENITSALDLSKIWKHLYNSSFLDEKNSKMLMDILQRQQMKNKLALYIPDDLKYEISSKTGDKASVENDTALIHSPKGSFTFTVLSMGIPNSVYGTVTLAKCGKMMWDNIMNNF is encoded by the coding sequence ATGAAAGAAATAAAAAGATATTTAGAGTCTAGAATAGGAACATATTCATTTTTCTTTGAGGATTTAGAAAGTGGTTTTAGTTATGGATACAATGAAAATGTTCAAATGACAAGTGCAGGGTGTATGAAATTGCCGATAGCAGTATCTATAATAAAGCATGTTCAAGAAGGGAACAGTACATTTTTAGATAAAATAAAAATTGAAGAAGAAGATAAAGTTTATGGAACAGGAATACTCCATGAATTTGATAATAGAGAATATACTATATTTGAATTGTTAGTTGCAATGCTTATACAAAGTGATAATACGGCAGCAAATAAGCTCATAGATATAGTTGGTATAGATAAGATAAATGACGATATAGAAGCACAAGGATTGAAAAATACTAAATTAAATAGAAAAACTTCAGATGAAAGAGCTGTAAGTAATGGAATTGAAAATATAACAAGCGCTTTAGATCTATCAAAGATATGGAAACACTTATATAATTCAAGCTTTTTAGATGAGAAAAATAGCAAAATGCTTATGGATATATTACAAAGACAACAAATGAAAAACAAATTAGCACTTTATATACCTGATGATTTAAAATATGAAATATCAAGCAAGACAGGCGATAAGGCTAGCGTTGAAAACGATACAGCTTTGATCCACTCACCAAAAGGATCTTTTACATTTACTGTTCTTTCAATGGGAATTCCTAATAGTGTTTACGGAACAGTTACCCTTGCTAAATGTGGAAAAATGATGTGGGATAACATAATGAACAACTTTTAG
- the pyrB gene encoding aspartate carbamoyltransferase, protein MIKDIKHLIEPMDFTVEELDEIFNLAHQIIAHPKEFSHICDGKILATLFYEPSTRTRLSFEAAMMRLGGKILGFSEPNSTSISKGETLADTIKMVSIYSDIITMRHPKEGAAKVASIYSNVPIINAGDGGHQHPTQTLADLLTITSLKNGLNNHRIGICGDLKFGRTVHSLIKAMSRYQNNKFVLISPKELAIPQYIREEVLAKNHIEYIEVEKLEDVIESLDILYMTRVQKERFFNEEEYLRLRDSYILDRAKMDLAKDDMIVMHPLPRVNEIAYEVDEDRRASYFKQAEYGMYVRMALMIKLLGVM, encoded by the coding sequence ATGATAAAAGATATTAAACATCTAATAGAGCCTATGGATTTTACGGTAGAGGAATTAGATGAAATATTCAATTTAGCACATCAAATAATCGCACATCCAAAGGAATTTTCTCATATTTGTGACGGGAAAATTTTAGCTACATTATTTTATGAACCAAGTACGAGAACAAGATTGAGCTTTGAAGCTGCAATGATGAGACTTGGTGGTAAAATTCTCGGATTTTCAGAGCCGAATTCAACATCAATTTCTAAAGGAGAAACTTTAGCTGATACAATTAAAATGGTATCAATATATTCAGATATAATAACAATGAGACATCCAAAAGAAGGTGCAGCAAAAGTTGCAAGTATCTATTCTAACGTTCCAATAATTAATGCTGGTGATGGTGGACATCAACATCCAACTCAAACCCTAGCAGATTTACTTACGATTACAAGCTTAAAAAATGGGTTAAACAATCATAGAATCGGAATTTGTGGTGATTTAAAATTTGGAAGAACTGTACATTCGTTAATAAAAGCAATGTCCAGATACCAAAATAATAAGTTTGTATTAATATCTCCAAAAGAACTTGCTATACCACAATATATAAGAGAAGAAGTTTTAGCGAAAAATCACATTGAATATATAGAGGTAGAAAAATTAGAAGATGTAATTGAAAGTCTTGATATCTTATATATGACAAGAGTTCAAAAGGAAAGATTCTTTAATGAAGAAGAGTATTTAAGATTAAGAGATAGTTATATATTAGACAGAGCGAAAATGGATCTGGCTAAAGACGATATGATAGTAATGCACCCGCTGCCAAGAGTAAATGAAATTGCTTATGAGGTAGATGAAGATAGAAGAGCTTCATACTTTAAGCAAGCTGAATACGGAATGTATGTAAGAATGGCGTTAATGATTAAGCTTTTGGGGGTGATGTAA
- a CDS encoding aspartate carbamoyltransferase regulatory subunit has protein sequence MLEITSIKNGIVIDHIQAGVGVKIFKYLKLDTNDCSVALIINADSKKLGKKDIIKIENCFELDYTVLGLLSPTITICEVKDEMIINKVTPTLPDKVENIIKCKNPSCITSQEEYVPHSFILVDKENGRYRCEYCDEITKLSEI, from the coding sequence ATGCTTGAAATAACAAGTATTAAGAATGGAATAGTAATTGACCATATCCAAGCAGGAGTGGGAGTTAAGATATTTAAGTACTTAAAACTAGACACTAATGATTGCAGTGTTGCTTTGATAATTAATGCGGATAGTAAGAAGCTTGGAAAGAAAGATATAATTAAGATAGAAAACTGCTTTGAACTTGACTATACTGTTTTAGGATTACTCTCACCTACAATAACAATTTGTGAAGTGAAAGATGAAATGATAATAAATAAAGTTACGCCAACGCTACCTGATAAAGTGGAAAATATAATTAAGTGTAAGAATCCAAGCTGCATAACTAGCCAGGAAGAATATGTACCTCATTCTTTTATTTTAGTAGATAAAGAGAATGGAAGATATAGATGTGAATATTGCGATGAGATAACAAAGCTTTCAGAAATTTAG